In Rhipicephalus microplus isolate Deutch F79 chromosome 9, USDA_Rmic, whole genome shotgun sequence, one genomic interval encodes:
- the LOC142771440 gene encoding uncharacterized protein LOC142771440, whose product MSGRKRFSLSDDIALVKEVLYVNPFLDPARWLKIADRLSEVLGRYFNIRSVRERLNLILLRFLRDQKKKIKSSGTEEEQSELEDLLQQAADIARECGYTPPPSTARQLAERDGIKKRASGNSVARPPAKRRVDNKEEDALAAYAEFTAGDGVEPGKKCADFAILTRT is encoded by the exons ATGTCTGGGCGCAAGCGATTCAGTCTCAGTGATGACATCGCTCTGGTAAAGGAGGTATTGTATGTAAATCCTTTCCTTGACCCTGCGAGGTGGCTGAAGATAGCCGATCGGCTCTCCGAGGTGCTCGGCAGGTACTTCAACATTCGCAGTGTCAGGGAAAGGCTTAACTTAATCCTCCTGCGTTTTTTGCGAGACCAGAAGAAGAAAATTAAGAG CTCCGGTACAGAAGAGGAGCAGTCCGAGCTGGAGGacctcctgcagcaagcggcTGACATAGCGCGCGAGTGCGGCTACACGCCACCGCCGTCAACCGCACGACAGCTCGCCGAACGCGACGGCATTAAAAAAAGAGCCTCAGGAAACTCGGTCGCCCGCCCGCCAGCGAAACGTCGCGTCGACAACAAGGAAGAAGATGCCCTGGCGGCCTACGCGGAGTTCACAGCGGGGGACGGTGTTGAGCCTGGTAAGAAATGTGCTGATTTCGCAATTCTTACTCGTACTTAA